The Desulfatirhabdium butyrativorans DSM 18734 region AAGCCACCTATTGAACATGTAAAAGTGAGTGCTAAGGGTAAAGAGATATTGATAAAAATCAAACGGCGTACCGGTTTAGAACATTGGAATGAGATCTGCCGAGTAGCATTATGCCGTTCCCTCGCAAACACGGCTGAACCGCCGCAAATTGACAAAGCAGGAGACAGTCCATTAGACATAGAATGGAAGACCTTCGCTGGACAATTCAATATTGAAATCACGGCGCTCCTTATATTTAGAGCTATGAAGGATGGAATAGATATATCAAGCAAGGATG contains the following coding sequences:
- the dndE gene encoding DNA sulfur modification protein DndE encodes the protein MKPPIEHVKVSAKGKEILIKIKRRTGLEHWNEICRVALCRSLANTAEPPQIDKAGDSPLDIEWKTFAGQFNIEITALLIFRAMKDGIDISSKDEMAGYFRAHLERGITSLQNVKNLSELFA